The Polyodon spathula isolate WHYD16114869_AA chromosome 23, ASM1765450v1, whole genome shotgun sequence genome has a window encoding:
- the LOC121298127 gene encoding polycomb group protein ASXL1-like isoform X6, with amino-acid sequence MKDKQKKKKERTWAEAARMVLENYSDAPMTPKQILHVIETKGLKEMRSGTSPLACLNTLLHSQCRGDDGIFFKLPGRLSLFTLKKDALQWSKSMAVPEGEGLEDSADVESCDSNETSTASGESDMSLDETSSSASCSTETQSKQTPQARQSSLRAAQQGRAASACSERESGRQRKKGVMMPRVVLTPLKVNGEHVPSGFPGKCREAELSSTCSSSSAIACSSSLRSRAELSRKHGQRFKNLHKSQTGQKEKRNKGEEVDFETPGSILVNTNIRALINTRTLATLPPHLQQQLLLLLPEVDRPVGVDGLARLSSSALNNEFFTHASLCWKERLADGEFTHEMQVRIRQEMEKEKKVELWKEKFFEDYYGQRLGLTKEESLKQTLVQEDSGNLTATAIPTGPAKKRAAGRRRKDGRLRRRSRSDLRTRARRALCRQPKLEEAEDHSESAAAALGGQLETPAALCSADSSSSHDNQRDLGATSAFPDQRAYLSADANDKNDSREVKDQKRKFGEPSASTSFPEKKPRLDDRQSFRNTIDCVHPEKPHRTKEEPKVPPIRIQLSRIKPPWVVKGQPTYQICPRIIPNQETDSRGRAGARTLADVKARAQQARAQREAAAAVAAAGGGEGPERGGGPGGGGGRRDCYEPAEPGGSKGELTEALSNHLEGAQLQQEPVMGTEDEMVSETELLQNVKSEIIQTEISLEKECHIKVLPKVSHPLVGSARYADPAGVDRMSASQQIDEPNYTDDVIYTEEVEPVSEEDKPIQVIETQEQVLEMVSEPVGIEDHLETETRSEEIQCQYFEVKSDVVTVLVPTSIPDTLPRFGAEGIDALRTLVSLQPLEGVHSVYKEIKVKKYKTKEVESEEDEECISPRLPNHKEERNGHGTEISLQNCEQLNKTQSPEKTKPCAQLLHIKGVACISEDIPCVDAEKHASNQTVLVDLDLVSTCLHSEAGMHSDSTETASDFENENGHSWHAEIDNKKCSPDTASTIVPSSPVAAAKSNSWNPVSEACQASSDGDNIDEGRKKENTDGSQTEAHNPLSTVQKNAEAPRKAGSSSRHVSSVEANNPLVTQLLQGSLPLEKVLPQPNSTSKLEIHRLPVPLLKLQENQSVKSVQSNIGRGEDSCTTNSKTHQDVPPKAGQGHLKSSLAHNEVWVQSRVSSNEISSCGGQILGFQEQVNTVVTPNTHEDSRVTEQGMSSCCFEEVANIAGGPSQVNSPALSNNNPSNSAFGQNSAFGLIVDKGYPGVPGQKGAAQECRAGDVQCNTVMDQVPSQNRQVSPQNNFVSREVVPTVKIDWHPKQQPENPSCQSPSKNVLITGKKDSASSFESKEHFPGTLLNVGMSLVRLTRESGKPFQHPLEPSYIPFQLNIQQQFYRKLPKLHYNSSLGFNYTTNMPISDRALSGFSKNIANSVMQLQQKTFAEHSVEEMALKCSCRLRAMIVCQGCGAFCHDDCIGPSKLCVSCLVR; translated from the exons TGTCCTTGGATGAGACCTCATCTAGTGCTTCATGTTCCACAGAAACGCAGAGCAAGCAGACACCTCAGGCCAGACAGAGCAGCCTCAGAGCAGCACAGCAGGGGAGGGCAGCCAGTGCCTGCTCTGAGAGAGAA tcTGGAAGGCAGAGAAAAAAAGGTGTCATGATGCCACGTGTTGTACTGACCCCACTGAAAGTAAACGGAGAGCATGTACCCTCAG GTTTTCCAGGCAAGTGCAGAGAAGCGGAGTTGAGCAGCACCTGTAGCAGCAGCTCCGCAATCGCCTGCAGCAGCTCGTTGAGAAGCAGGGCAGAACTGAGCAGGAAACATGGGCAGCGCTTCAAAAACCTGCACAAGTCACAGACAG gaCAAAAGGAGAAGAGAAACAAAGGGGAAGAGGTTGATTTTGAAACACCAGGCTCTATCCTGGTCAATACCAATATCCGAGCGCTGATCAACACACGGACACTTGCGACTCTGCCTCCCCACctccagcagcagctgctgctcctgcttccAGAGGTTGATCGACCG GTAGGTGTTGACGGGCTGGCACGTCTCAGCAGCTCTGCACTGAATAATGAGTTCTTTACACATGCATCCCTGTGCTGGAAGGAGAGGCTTGCAGATG GAGAATTCACACATGAGATGCAGGTGAGAATCCGCCaggaaatggaaaaagaaaagaaggtgGAATTGTGGAAAGAGAAGTTCTTTGAGGATTACTATGGGCAGAG GTTGGGCTTAACCAAAGAGGAATCACTAAAGCAGACCTTGGTGCAAGAAGACTCAGGAAATCTGACTGCCACTGCCATTCCGACTGGACCTGCCAAGAAGCGAGCTGCTGGTCGCAGACGCAAGGACGGGCGCCTGAGGAGACGCTCCAGGTCAGACCTCAGGACCAGAGCTAGACGGGCTCTTTGCAGACAACCCAAGCTGGAGGAAGCCGAAGATCATTCtgaatctgctgctgctgctttag GGGGTCAGTTGGAGACGCCTGCTGCCTTGTGTTCTGCTGACTCCTCTAGTTCACACGATAATCAGAGAGACCTTGGCGCTACTTCTGCTTTCCCTGACCAGAGAGCCTACCTTAGCGCTGATGCCAACGACAAGAACGACTCTAGGGAGGTGAAGGACCAGAAGAGGAAATTCGGCGAGCCCTCAGCCTCCACCTCCTTCCCCGAGAAAAAGCCACGTCTTGATGATCGCCAGTCCTTTCGGAACACAATTGACTGTGTTCACCCAGAAAAGCCACACCGCACCAAAGAGGAACCAAAAGTGCCACCTATCCGA ATCCAGCTTTCCCGGATCAAACCACCCTGGGTGGTTAAAGGACAGCCCACATACCAGATATGCCCTCGGATCATCCCTAACCAAGAGACAGACAGCCGTGGCAGGGCTGGAGCCCGGACGCTTGCTGACGTTAAAGCCCGTGCCCAGCAGGCCCGGGCACAGAGGGAGGCAGCAGCTGCTGTTGCGGCCGCAGGGGGAGGCGAAGGGCCGGAAAGAGGAGGAGGACCAGGAGGGGGTGGAGGAAGAAGAGACTGCTACGAACCAGCAGAGCCTGGAGGAAGCAAAGGAGAGCTTACAGAGGCTTTGTCAAATCATCTCGAAGGAGCACAGCTACAGCAGGAGCCTGTAATGGGCACAGAGGACGAGATGGTGTCGGAGACTGAGCTCTTGCAGAATGTTAAATCTGAAATTAttcaaactgaaatatctttgGAAAAAGAGTGCCATATTAAAGTTCTGCCCAAAGTCTCTCATCCTTTGGTAGGCAGTGCAAGGTACGCAGATCCAGCTGGTGTAGATCGTATGAGTGCTTCTCAACAGATTGATGAGCCGAATTACACAGATGATGTGATCTACACTGAAGAGGTGGAGCCTGTGAGTGAAGAAGATAAACCCATCCAGGTTATAGAAACCCAAGAACAAGTTCTGGAAATGGTGAGTGAACCTGTTGGTATAGAAGATCACTTAGAGACTGAAACCAGGTCCGAAGAGATTCAATGCCAGTATTTTGAAGTGAAGAGTGATGTGGTAACAGTGCTGGTTCCCACATCTATACCTGACACGCTGCCAAGGTTTGGAGCAGAAGGCATTGATGCCCTCAGAACTTTAGTTTCGTTGCAGCCTTTAGAGGGTGTccacagtgtgtataaagaaataAAGGTAAAGAAATACAAGACCAAAGAGGTGGAAAGTGAAGAAGATGAAGAGTGCATATCGCCAAGATTGCCAAACCACAAGGAAGAGAGAAATGGTCATGGTACAGAAATATCCTTACAGAATTgtgaacaattaaataaaactcagagcccagaaaaaacaaaaccatgtgcACAGCTTCTTCACATTAAGGGTGTAGCTTGTATCTCGGAAGATATTCCATGTGTAGATGCGGAAAAACATGCATCAAATCAGACAGTCCTCGTTGATTTAGATCTTGTATCAACGTGCTTGCATAGCGAGGCGGGTATGCATAGCGATTCAACAGAGACTGCCTCTGACTTTGAAAACGAAAATGGGCACAGTTGGCATGCTGAAATAGACAACAAAAAATGCAGTCCAGACACTGCAAGTACAATTGTCCCTTCCAGtcctgttgcagcagcaaaatcaAACAGCTGGAATCCAGTATCTGAGGCCTGCCAAGCAAGTAGTGATGGAGATAATATTGATGAAGGGAGGAAGAAAGAAAATACGGACGGCTCTCAAACTGAAGCTCATAATCCCCTTTCAACTGTGCAGAAGAATGCAGAGGCTCCAAGAAAGGCTGGCAGCTCGAGCAGGCACGTTTCTTCAGTAGAAGCTAACAACCCACTAGTTACACAGCTGCTTCAAGGCAGTCTTCCTCTTGAAAAGGTGTTGCCACAGCCTAACTCTACAAGCAAGCTTGAAATCCATCGGCTTCCTGTGCCTCTTCTGAAGCTACAGGAAAACCAGTCCGTTAAAAGTGTGCAGAGTAATATAGGCAGAGGAGAGGACTCTTGTACAACGAACTCCAAAACACATCAAGATGTTCCTCCAAAAGCAGGGCAAGGGCATTTAAAATCTTCTCTGGCTCACAATGAAGTTTGGGTTCAATCTCGCGTTTCCTCAAATGAAATTTCCTCATGTGGGGGGCAAATCCTTGGTTTCCAGGAACAGGTGAATACAGTTGTGACTCCAAACACACATGAAGATAGCAGAGTCACTGAGCAGGGGATGTCCTCTTGTTGTTTTGAAGAAGTGGCGAATATTGCTGGAGGACCATCCCAAGTGAACTCTCCTGCATTGTCAAATAATAACCCTTCGAACTCTGCTTTTGGGCAAAACTCTGCCTTCGGTTTAATTGTGGATAAAGGATACCCAGGAGTTCCAGGGCAGAAAGGTGCAGCTCAGGAGTGCAGAGCAGGTGACGTACAGTGCAATACAGTCATGGACCAAGTGCCATCTCAAAACAGGCAGGTGTCCCCGCAAAATAATTTTGTCTCCAGGGAAGTTGTGCCCACTGTTAAAATAGACTGGCACCCAAAACAGCAACCGGAGAACCCGTCTTGTCAAAGTCCTTCCAAAAATGTTCTTATAACTGGTAAAAAAGACTCAGCAAGTTCTTTTGAATCCAAGGAACATTTCCCTGGGACACTGTTAAATGTAGGAATGTCTCTTGTCCGATTGACAAGAGAGTCTGGAAAGCCCTTCCAGCACCCTTTGGAGCCTTCCTACATTCCTTTCCAGCTTAATATCCAGCAACAGTTTTACAGGAAGCTCCCTAAACTGCATTATAACAGCAGCTTAGGCTTTAATTATACCACCAACATGCCGATTTCAGACCGTGCTCTTAGCGGCTTCTCTAAGAACATTGCTAACAGTGTGATGCAGCTGCAGCAGAAGACCTTTGCAGAGCACAGTGTTGAGGAAATGGCTCTCAAGTGCTCATGCAGGCTGAGAGCCATGATCGTGTGTCAAGGCTGTGGTGCTTTCTGCCACGATGACTGTATAGGTCCCTCTAAGCTTTGTGTGTCCTGTCTTGTAAGATAG
- the LOC121298127 gene encoding polycomb group protein ASXL1-like isoform X1, translating to MKDKQKKKKERTWAEAARMVLENYSDAPMTPKQILHVIETKGLKEMRSGTSPLACLNTLLHSQCRGDDGIFFKLPGRLSLFTLKKDALQWSKSMAVPEGEGLEDSADVESCDSNETSTASGESDMSLDETSSSASCSTETQSKQTPQARQSSLRAAQQGRAASACSERESGRQRKKGVMMPRVVLTPLKVNGEHVPSGFPGKCREAELSSTCSSSSAIACSSSLRSRAELSRKHGQRFKNLHKSQTGQKEKRNKGEEVDFETPGSILVNTNIRALINTRTLATLPPHLQQQLLLLLPEVDRPVGVDGLARLSSSALNNEFFTHASLCWKERLADGEFTHEMQVRIRQEMEKEKKVELWKEKFFEDYYGQRLGLTKEESLKQTLVQEDSGNLTATAIPTGPAKKRAAGRRRKDGRLRRRSRSDLRTRARRALCRQPKLEEAEDHSESAAAALGIEATSQGEHELQTELEEAGTEAQATHAISVAAVSLVGGQLETPAALCSADSSSSHDNQRDLGATSAFPDQRAYLSADANDKNDSREVKDQKRKFGEPSASTSFPEKKPRLDDRQSFRNTIDCVHPEKPHRTKEEPKVPPIRIQLSRIKPPWVVKGQPTYQICPRIIPNQETDSRGRAGARTLADVKARAQQARAQREAAAAVAAAGGGEGPERGGGPGGGGGRRDCYEPAEPGGSKGELTEALSNHLEGAQLQQEPVMGTEDEMVSETELLQNVKSEIIQTEISLEKECHIKVLPKVSHPLVGSARYADPAGVDRMSASQQIDEPNYTDDVIYTEEVEPVSEEDKPIQVIETQEQVLEMVSEPVGIEDHLETETRSEEIQCQYFEVKSDVVTVLVPTSIPDTLPRFGAEGIDALRTLVSLQPLEGVHSVYKEIKVKKYKTKEVESEEDEECISPRLPNHKEERNGHGTEISLQNCEQLNKTQSPEKTKPCAQLLHIKGVACISEDIPCVDAEKHASNQTVLVDLDLVSTCLHSEAGMHSDSTETASDFENENGHSWHAEIDNKKCSPDTASTIVPSSPVAAAKSNSWNPVSEACQASSDGDNIDEGRKKENTDGSQTEAHNPLSTVQKNAEAPRKAGSSSRHVSSVEANNPLVTQLLQGSLPLEKVLPQPNSTSKLEIHRLPVPLLKLQENQSVKSVQSNIGRGEDSCTTNSKTHQDVPPKAGQGHLKSSLAHNEVWVQSRVSSNEISSCGGQILGFQEQVNTVVTPNTHEDSRVTEQGMSSCCFEEVANIAGGPSQVNSPALSNNNPSNSAFGQNSAFGLIVDKGYPGVPGQKGAAQECRAGDVQCNTVMDQVPSQNRQVSPQNNFVSREVVPTVKIDWHPKQQPENPSCQSPSKNVLITGKKDSASSFESKEHFPGTLLNVGMSLVRLTRESGKPFQHPLEPSYIPFQLNIQQQFYRKLPKLHYNSSLGFNYTTNMPISDRALSGFSKNIANSVMQLQQKTFAEHSVEEMALKCSCRLRAMIVCQGCGAFCHDDCIGPSKLCVSCLVR from the exons TGTCCTTGGATGAGACCTCATCTAGTGCTTCATGTTCCACAGAAACGCAGAGCAAGCAGACACCTCAGGCCAGACAGAGCAGCCTCAGAGCAGCACAGCAGGGGAGGGCAGCCAGTGCCTGCTCTGAGAGAGAA tcTGGAAGGCAGAGAAAAAAAGGTGTCATGATGCCACGTGTTGTACTGACCCCACTGAAAGTAAACGGAGAGCATGTACCCTCAG GTTTTCCAGGCAAGTGCAGAGAAGCGGAGTTGAGCAGCACCTGTAGCAGCAGCTCCGCAATCGCCTGCAGCAGCTCGTTGAGAAGCAGGGCAGAACTGAGCAGGAAACATGGGCAGCGCTTCAAAAACCTGCACAAGTCACAGACAG gaCAAAAGGAGAAGAGAAACAAAGGGGAAGAGGTTGATTTTGAAACACCAGGCTCTATCCTGGTCAATACCAATATCCGAGCGCTGATCAACACACGGACACTTGCGACTCTGCCTCCCCACctccagcagcagctgctgctcctgcttccAGAGGTTGATCGACCG GTAGGTGTTGACGGGCTGGCACGTCTCAGCAGCTCTGCACTGAATAATGAGTTCTTTACACATGCATCCCTGTGCTGGAAGGAGAGGCTTGCAGATG GAGAATTCACACATGAGATGCAGGTGAGAATCCGCCaggaaatggaaaaagaaaagaaggtgGAATTGTGGAAAGAGAAGTTCTTTGAGGATTACTATGGGCAGAG GTTGGGCTTAACCAAAGAGGAATCACTAAAGCAGACCTTGGTGCAAGAAGACTCAGGAAATCTGACTGCCACTGCCATTCCGACTGGACCTGCCAAGAAGCGAGCTGCTGGTCGCAGACGCAAGGACGGGCGCCTGAGGAGACGCTCCAGGTCAGACCTCAGGACCAGAGCTAGACGGGCTCTTTGCAGACAACCCAAGCTGGAGGAAGCCGAAGATCATTCtgaatctgctgctgctgctttaggTATTGAAGCCACTTCACAGGGAGAACATGAACTACAGACGGAGCTGGAGGAAGCTGGGACTGAAGCCCAGGCAACTCATGCAATATCTGTTGCTGCTGTTTCACTTGTAGGGGGTCAGTTGGAGACGCCTGCTGCCTTGTGTTCTGCTGACTCCTCTAGTTCACACGATAATCAGAGAGACCTTGGCGCTACTTCTGCTTTCCCTGACCAGAGAGCCTACCTTAGCGCTGATGCCAACGACAAGAACGACTCTAGGGAGGTGAAGGACCAGAAGAGGAAATTCGGCGAGCCCTCAGCCTCCACCTCCTTCCCCGAGAAAAAGCCACGTCTTGATGATCGCCAGTCCTTTCGGAACACAATTGACTGTGTTCACCCAGAAAAGCCACACCGCACCAAAGAGGAACCAAAAGTGCCACCTATCCGA ATCCAGCTTTCCCGGATCAAACCACCCTGGGTGGTTAAAGGACAGCCCACATACCAGATATGCCCTCGGATCATCCCTAACCAAGAGACAGACAGCCGTGGCAGGGCTGGAGCCCGGACGCTTGCTGACGTTAAAGCCCGTGCCCAGCAGGCCCGGGCACAGAGGGAGGCAGCAGCTGCTGTTGCGGCCGCAGGGGGAGGCGAAGGGCCGGAAAGAGGAGGAGGACCAGGAGGGGGTGGAGGAAGAAGAGACTGCTACGAACCAGCAGAGCCTGGAGGAAGCAAAGGAGAGCTTACAGAGGCTTTGTCAAATCATCTCGAAGGAGCACAGCTACAGCAGGAGCCTGTAATGGGCACAGAGGACGAGATGGTGTCGGAGACTGAGCTCTTGCAGAATGTTAAATCTGAAATTAttcaaactgaaatatctttgGAAAAAGAGTGCCATATTAAAGTTCTGCCCAAAGTCTCTCATCCTTTGGTAGGCAGTGCAAGGTACGCAGATCCAGCTGGTGTAGATCGTATGAGTGCTTCTCAACAGATTGATGAGCCGAATTACACAGATGATGTGATCTACACTGAAGAGGTGGAGCCTGTGAGTGAAGAAGATAAACCCATCCAGGTTATAGAAACCCAAGAACAAGTTCTGGAAATGGTGAGTGAACCTGTTGGTATAGAAGATCACTTAGAGACTGAAACCAGGTCCGAAGAGATTCAATGCCAGTATTTTGAAGTGAAGAGTGATGTGGTAACAGTGCTGGTTCCCACATCTATACCTGACACGCTGCCAAGGTTTGGAGCAGAAGGCATTGATGCCCTCAGAACTTTAGTTTCGTTGCAGCCTTTAGAGGGTGTccacagtgtgtataaagaaataAAGGTAAAGAAATACAAGACCAAAGAGGTGGAAAGTGAAGAAGATGAAGAGTGCATATCGCCAAGATTGCCAAACCACAAGGAAGAGAGAAATGGTCATGGTACAGAAATATCCTTACAGAATTgtgaacaattaaataaaactcagagcccagaaaaaacaaaaccatgtgcACAGCTTCTTCACATTAAGGGTGTAGCTTGTATCTCGGAAGATATTCCATGTGTAGATGCGGAAAAACATGCATCAAATCAGACAGTCCTCGTTGATTTAGATCTTGTATCAACGTGCTTGCATAGCGAGGCGGGTATGCATAGCGATTCAACAGAGACTGCCTCTGACTTTGAAAACGAAAATGGGCACAGTTGGCATGCTGAAATAGACAACAAAAAATGCAGTCCAGACACTGCAAGTACAATTGTCCCTTCCAGtcctgttgcagcagcaaaatcaAACAGCTGGAATCCAGTATCTGAGGCCTGCCAAGCAAGTAGTGATGGAGATAATATTGATGAAGGGAGGAAGAAAGAAAATACGGACGGCTCTCAAACTGAAGCTCATAATCCCCTTTCAACTGTGCAGAAGAATGCAGAGGCTCCAAGAAAGGCTGGCAGCTCGAGCAGGCACGTTTCTTCAGTAGAAGCTAACAACCCACTAGTTACACAGCTGCTTCAAGGCAGTCTTCCTCTTGAAAAGGTGTTGCCACAGCCTAACTCTACAAGCAAGCTTGAAATCCATCGGCTTCCTGTGCCTCTTCTGAAGCTACAGGAAAACCAGTCCGTTAAAAGTGTGCAGAGTAATATAGGCAGAGGAGAGGACTCTTGTACAACGAACTCCAAAACACATCAAGATGTTCCTCCAAAAGCAGGGCAAGGGCATTTAAAATCTTCTCTGGCTCACAATGAAGTTTGGGTTCAATCTCGCGTTTCCTCAAATGAAATTTCCTCATGTGGGGGGCAAATCCTTGGTTTCCAGGAACAGGTGAATACAGTTGTGACTCCAAACACACATGAAGATAGCAGAGTCACTGAGCAGGGGATGTCCTCTTGTTGTTTTGAAGAAGTGGCGAATATTGCTGGAGGACCATCCCAAGTGAACTCTCCTGCATTGTCAAATAATAACCCTTCGAACTCTGCTTTTGGGCAAAACTCTGCCTTCGGTTTAATTGTGGATAAAGGATACCCAGGAGTTCCAGGGCAGAAAGGTGCAGCTCAGGAGTGCAGAGCAGGTGACGTACAGTGCAATACAGTCATGGACCAAGTGCCATCTCAAAACAGGCAGGTGTCCCCGCAAAATAATTTTGTCTCCAGGGAAGTTGTGCCCACTGTTAAAATAGACTGGCACCCAAAACAGCAACCGGAGAACCCGTCTTGTCAAAGTCCTTCCAAAAATGTTCTTATAACTGGTAAAAAAGACTCAGCAAGTTCTTTTGAATCCAAGGAACATTTCCCTGGGACACTGTTAAATGTAGGAATGTCTCTTGTCCGATTGACAAGAGAGTCTGGAAAGCCCTTCCAGCACCCTTTGGAGCCTTCCTACATTCCTTTCCAGCTTAATATCCAGCAACAGTTTTACAGGAAGCTCCCTAAACTGCATTATAACAGCAGCTTAGGCTTTAATTATACCACCAACATGCCGATTTCAGACCGTGCTCTTAGCGGCTTCTCTAAGAACATTGCTAACAGTGTGATGCAGCTGCAGCAGAAGACCTTTGCAGAGCACAGTGTTGAGGAAATGGCTCTCAAGTGCTCATGCAGGCTGAGAGCCATGATCGTGTGTCAAGGCTGTGGTGCTTTCTGCCACGATGACTGTATAGGTCCCTCTAAGCTTTGTGTGTCCTGTCTTGTAAGATAG